From the Martelella mediterranea DSM 17316 genome, one window contains:
- a CDS encoding acetyl-CoA C-acetyltransferase, producing the protein MHDIVIVAAARTAIGAFMKGLAAMPAHELGSIAITEALSRCGVSPAEVDEIILGQVLTAGAGQNPARQAAMKAGIPDTSTAFGINQVCGSGLRAVALGMQQIALGDARVIVAGGQESMSLSAHCAHLRGGVKMGNASLVDTMVSDGLTDAFGGMQMGITAENVAREYGIDRAAQDAFAVASHRKAAAAQQAGRFAEEIVPVTVRARKTETVIDTDEQIRADASEEGLAALRPAFEKDGTVTAGNASGLNDGAAALVLMHADEAARRGLAPLARIASWATAGVDPAIMGIAPVSASRKALEKAGWSAADLDLVEANEAFAAQACAVNAQMGWDPDKVNVNGGAIALGHPIGASGARVLVTLLHELKRRDGRKGLATLCIGGGMGVALCVERP; encoded by the coding sequence ATGCATGACATCGTCATTGTAGCGGCGGCCCGCACGGCCATCGGCGCCTTCATGAAAGGCCTTGCCGCCATGCCCGCGCACGAGCTGGGCAGCATCGCGATCACTGAGGCCCTGTCGCGCTGCGGCGTGAGCCCCGCCGAAGTCGATGAGATCATTCTCGGCCAGGTGCTCACCGCGGGCGCCGGGCAGAACCCGGCCCGGCAGGCGGCCATGAAGGCCGGCATTCCCGACACTTCAACGGCATTCGGCATCAATCAGGTCTGCGGTTCCGGCCTGCGCGCCGTCGCTCTGGGCATGCAGCAGATCGCTCTCGGCGACGCCCGCGTTATTGTTGCCGGTGGCCAGGAATCGATGTCGCTTTCCGCCCATTGCGCGCATCTGCGCGGCGGCGTGAAGATGGGCAATGCATCGCTGGTCGACACCATGGTCTCCGATGGGCTGACCGATGCATTTGGCGGCATGCAAATGGGCATCACCGCGGAAAACGTCGCCAGAGAATACGGGATCGACCGCGCCGCGCAGGACGCCTTTGCTGTCGCAAGCCATCGCAAGGCCGCGGCCGCGCAACAGGCCGGCCGGTTTGCCGAGGAAATCGTTCCCGTCACCGTTCGCGCCCGCAAGACCGAAACGGTGATCGACACCGACGAACAGATCCGCGCCGATGCCAGCGAAGAAGGACTTGCCGCCCTTCGCCCGGCGTTCGAAAAGGATGGCACCGTCACCGCCGGCAATGCCTCGGGTCTCAATGACGGCGCGGCGGCGCTGGTGCTGATGCATGCGGATGAGGCCGCAAGGCGCGGCCTTGCGCCGCTGGCGCGGATCGCGTCCTGGGCAACGGCCGGGGTCGATCCGGCGATCATGGGCATTGCGCCCGTCTCAGCCTCGCGCAAGGCGCTGGAAAAGGCGGGCTGGTCGGCCGCCGACCTCGATCTGGTGGAGGCCAATGAAGCATTCGCGGCCCAGGCCTGCGCCGTCAACGCGCAGATGGGCTGGGACCCGGACAAGGTCAACGTCAATGGCGGCGCGATCGCGCTTGGTCATCCGATCGGCGCATCGGGCGCGCGTGTTCTGGTGACGCTGCTTCACGAGCTGAAACGCCGCGATGGCCGCAAGGGCCTGGCCACGCTATGCATCGGCGGCGGCATGGGCGTCGCGCTATGCGTGGAACGTCCCTGA
- the dgt gene encoding dGTP triphosphohydrolase: MAEMEWSRLLDLEPLYRPDRKASPRRPAFDQDADRITFSAPFRRLANKTQVHPLYDHDHIHHRLIHSVETASVGRSLGLEVGYWLEEEGKIAKGGQAIVAGLVHAACLAHDIGNPPFGHSGEAAIGAWFAERFDRGEGLFCDRDACFAEEFEAFEGNAQGFRILTRLEMNRPGGMRLTHGTLGAFIKYPVTARVRKSIAVHDGGLKKFGVFESERAELETVAARTGLIAGDATATWWRRHPLVLLVEAADDICYNILDLEDAFTTGDLGYGDVAPLLSEIAGFSPKDDRGDSLAEKIAVLRAVAIHKAFEACSAAFAENYDAIMGGRFAGALVSASAQAEHFAAIESLANERIFTSPRKTELEVMGRNLVHRILDGILPVIEALAAAGWQADGLDGYPRQLQRALGIDLRHARDPYSALHALADYVSGMTDRYAVKIAEMISR, translated from the coding sequence ATGGCTGAAATGGAATGGTCGCGCCTGCTCGACCTGGAACCTCTCTACCGTCCCGACCGCAAGGCCTCGCCCCGCCGACCGGCCTTTGATCAGGATGCTGACCGGATCACGTTTTCCGCGCCGTTCCGAAGGCTGGCCAACAAGACCCAGGTCCACCCGCTCTACGATCACGACCATATCCATCACCGCCTGATCCACAGCGTGGAGACCGCGAGCGTCGGGCGCTCGCTTGGGCTGGAGGTCGGTTACTGGCTTGAGGAGGAAGGCAAGATTGCCAAAGGCGGACAGGCAATCGTCGCCGGGCTCGTGCATGCGGCCTGTCTTGCCCACGATATCGGCAATCCGCCCTTCGGCCATTCCGGCGAGGCGGCGATCGGCGCGTGGTTTGCCGAACGCTTCGACCGGGGCGAGGGGCTGTTTTGCGACCGCGACGCCTGTTTTGCCGAGGAGTTCGAGGCATTCGAGGGTAATGCGCAGGGCTTCCGCATCCTCACCCGGCTGGAGATGAACCGGCCCGGCGGCATGCGGCTGACGCACGGCACGCTCGGCGCGTTCATCAAATATCCGGTGACGGCGCGGGTGCGAAAGTCGATCGCCGTCCATGATGGCGGGCTGAAGAAGTTCGGCGTGTTCGAAAGCGAGAGGGCCGAGCTTGAGACCGTCGCCGCGCGGACCGGCCTGATCGCGGGCGACGCCACGGCGACCTGGTGGCGGCGTCATCCGCTGGTGCTCCTGGTCGAGGCGGCCGATGATATCTGCTACAATATTCTCGATCTCGAGGATGCCTTCACCACCGGCGATCTCGGCTATGGCGATGTCGCGCCGCTTCTGTCCGAGATTGCTGGCTTTTCGCCGAAGGACGATCGCGGCGACAGTCTGGCCGAAAAGATCGCCGTCTTGCGGGCGGTCGCGATCCACAAGGCCTTCGAGGCATGCAGCGCCGCCTTTGCCGAGAACTATGATGCGATCATGGGCGGCAGGTTTGCCGGCGCGCTTGTCAGCGCCTCGGCCCAGGCGGAACACTTCGCCGCGATCGAAAGTCTGGCGAATGAGCGCATCTTCACCTCGCCGCGCAAGACCGAACTCGAGGTCATGGGCCGCAACCTCGTCCATCGCATTCTCGACGGCATCCTGCCGGTGATCGAGGCGCTTGCCGCTGCCGGCTGGCAGGCCGACGGGCTCGACGGCTATCCCCGGCAATTGCAGCGCGCGCTGGGCATCGACCTGCGCCACGCCCGCGATCCCTACAGCGCGCTTCATGCGCTCGCCGATTACGTCTCCGGCATGACCGACCGCTATGCCGTGAAGATCGCGGAGATGATCTCGCGCTAA